From the genome of Streptomyces sp. NBC_01341, one region includes:
- a CDS encoding metallophosphoesterase family protein — MARPFHAAAARVRRLRPSRSRANATVGLAPAAHPWQQALGMLAVVVLGAWLGLLVVGSVRTPVGPMDTTMTLRPSVSGGTKINVSPLGALELDSHHAPVRLDVDVDQLDPERSQALVKHPERLSGLQREVTDDVASGTRELAWRSCVAVVSGATALGLVVYRRPRRALAAGGLALALLAASGVSAYATWNPKSVLEPKFSGLLSSAPSVVGDARSIVTEFDVYQQELARLVTNVTKLYDATSTLPVYQPDPGTIRVLHVSDIHLNPAAWHIIGSLVEQYEIDVIIDSGDTMDHGTAAENGFLDPARDLGAPYVWVRGNHDSRLTQAYLEKTKNVHVLDEGDAVDVAGLRIAGTGDPQFTPDRSRPPGGKAAEQLAGMRLASALRDQKRAGTPVDIAVAHDPNAARETDGTVPLVLAGHLHHRVNELLPLGTRLKVEGSTGGGGLRAVQNEKPEKVRASVLYLDRPTRHLQAWDEITLGGLGLTTAEVGRHLPEENLTSPSPSPSVPTTSP; from the coding sequence ATGGCACGCCCGTTCCACGCCGCCGCCGCCCGTGTCCGCCGACTCCGCCCGTCCCGCTCCCGCGCCAATGCCACCGTCGGCCTCGCACCCGCCGCGCACCCCTGGCAGCAGGCACTCGGGATGCTGGCCGTGGTGGTGCTGGGTGCCTGGCTCGGGCTGCTGGTGGTCGGCAGTGTGCGTACGCCGGTGGGTCCCATGGACACGACCATGACCCTGCGGCCGTCGGTGAGCGGCGGAACCAAGATCAACGTGTCCCCGCTGGGTGCCCTGGAGCTGGACTCCCACCACGCCCCCGTCCGCCTGGACGTGGACGTCGACCAGCTGGACCCGGAGCGCTCCCAGGCCCTGGTGAAGCACCCCGAACGCCTCTCGGGCCTGCAGAGGGAGGTCACCGACGACGTCGCCTCCGGCACCCGTGAGCTGGCTTGGCGTTCCTGTGTGGCCGTCGTGTCGGGTGCCACCGCCCTCGGCCTCGTCGTCTACCGCCGCCCGCGCCGCGCGCTGGCGGCCGGCGGGCTCGCCCTGGCGCTGCTGGCGGCGTCGGGCGTCAGCGCGTACGCCACCTGGAACCCGAAGTCGGTCCTGGAACCGAAGTTCTCCGGGCTGCTCTCCAGCGCCCCCTCGGTCGTCGGCGACGCCCGGTCGATCGTCACCGAGTTCGACGTCTACCAGCAGGAACTGGCGCGCCTCGTCACCAACGTCACCAAGCTGTACGACGCCACGTCCACGCTGCCCGTCTACCAGCCGGACCCCGGCACCATCCGGGTCCTGCACGTCTCCGACATCCACCTGAACCCGGCCGCCTGGCACATCATCGGGTCGCTGGTCGAGCAGTACGAGATCGACGTGATCATCGACTCCGGCGACACGATGGACCACGGCACGGCCGCCGAGAACGGCTTCCTGGACCCGGCCCGCGACCTCGGCGCCCCCTACGTCTGGGTACGGGGCAACCACGACTCCAGGCTGACCCAGGCGTATCTGGAGAAGACGAAGAACGTGCACGTCCTGGACGAGGGCGACGCGGTGGACGTGGCGGGGCTGCGCATCGCGGGCACCGGCGACCCCCAGTTCACCCCCGACCGTTCGCGGCCCCCGGGCGGTAAGGCCGCCGAGCAGCTGGCGGGCATGCGTCTCGCCTCGGCCCTGCGCGACCAGAAGCGGGCGGGCACCCCCGTGGACATCGCGGTGGCCCACGACCCGAACGCCGCCCGGGAGACCGACGGAACGGTTCCTCTGGTCCTGGCGGGCCATCTCCACCACCGGGTGAACGAACTGCTCCCCCTGGGCACCCGCCTGAAGGTCGAGGGCTCCACGGGTGGCGGCGGGCTGCGCGCCGTGCAGAACGAGAAGCCCGAGAAGGTGCGCGCCTCCGTGCTCTACCTGGACCGCCCCACCCGGCATCTGCAGGCCTGGGACGAGATCACGCTGGGCGGGCTCGGCCTCACGACGGCCGAGGTCGGCCGCCACCTCCCGGAGGAGAACCTGACGTCCCCGTCGCCCTCCCCGAGCGTCCCGACGACCTCCCCGTAA
- a CDS encoding cytochrome c biogenesis CcdA family protein, producing the protein MTPGIGYFAALLGGLLTLVSPCSALLLPAFFAYTVDSASRLLARTGIFYAGLATTLVPLGAAGSYAGRLFHGHRDALVLGAGWLIIGLGLAQIAGLGFASRRIAALSGRIRPTTALSVYALGAVYGLAGFCAGPILGGVLTVAAVGGSPVYGGLLLAVYALGMAVPLFVLALLWERFELGHRAWLRGRTLRLGRLGVHSNSLLSGLLFVGLGVLFLVYDGTTALPGLLDVDASFAVEQWVQRVGASVPDAVALSVVVGVALLVPVVHAVRRRRDG; encoded by the coding sequence GTGACGCCCGGCATCGGCTACTTCGCGGCTCTGCTCGGCGGACTGCTCACCCTGGTCAGTCCGTGCAGCGCCCTGCTGCTCCCCGCCTTCTTCGCCTACACCGTCGACTCCGCCTCACGGCTGCTGGCACGCACGGGGATCTTCTACGCCGGTCTCGCCACCACCCTCGTCCCGCTCGGCGCGGCGGGCTCGTACGCCGGGCGGCTGTTTCACGGGCACCGTGACGCGCTCGTCCTCGGTGCGGGCTGGCTGATCATCGGGCTCGGCCTCGCCCAGATCGCGGGTCTGGGCTTCGCCTCCCGCCGGATCGCCGCACTCAGTGGCCGGATCCGGCCCACGACGGCACTCTCCGTCTACGCCCTGGGCGCGGTCTACGGACTGGCCGGCTTCTGCGCGGGCCCGATCCTCGGCGGTGTCCTCACGGTGGCGGCCGTCGGCGGCAGCCCCGTCTACGGCGGGCTCCTCCTCGCGGTCTACGCCCTGGGTATGGCCGTACCGCTGTTCGTGCTCGCACTCCTCTGGGAACGCTTCGAACTGGGCCACAGGGCCTGGCTGCGCGGCCGGACCCTGCGCCTCGGCCGCCTCGGAGTGCACAGCAACTCGCTGCTGTCCGGTCTCCTCTTCGTCGGACTCGGCGTCCTCTTCCTGGTCTACGACGGAACGACCGCGCTGCCCGGACTCCTGGACGTCGACGCTTCGTTCGCCGTCGAGCAGTGGGTGCAGCGCGTCGGCGCGAGCGTGCCGGACGCTGTGGCTCTGAGCGTGGTGGTGGGCGTGGCTCTGCTGGTGCCGGTCGTGCACGCCGTCCGCCGGCGCCGTGACGGGTGA
- a CDS encoding DsbA family protein, giving the protein MPTPPRTSSTLLKPLLFGLAVALAAGLLGLVSYLATAPDGAASDAPAVRTTEGTDPDVRRELAELARRDAGDKLAQGRTDAPVVLIEYADFQCGYCGKFARDTEPELIRRYVDDGTLRIEWRNFPIFGEASEAAARAAWAAGRQDRFWAFHRAAYAEDAKEKGFGKARLRVLAGQAGVKDLDRFARDADSPQAAEAVRVDREQAYGIGATSTPSFLVNGRPLAGAQPTAVFTQAVEEAAAEAANVGNAGNGAGDPAK; this is encoded by the coding sequence ATGCCCACGCCCCCGCGCACCTCGTCGACCCTCCTGAAGCCGCTGCTCTTCGGCCTCGCCGTCGCGCTCGCCGCCGGACTGCTCGGCCTCGTCTCCTACCTGGCCACCGCCCCCGACGGTGCCGCGTCGGACGCCCCGGCCGTCCGCACGACCGAGGGCACGGACCCCGACGTCCGACGCGAGCTGGCGGAGCTCGCCCGCCGAGACGCGGGCGACAAGCTGGCCCAGGGCCGCACCGACGCCCCGGTCGTCCTCATCGAGTACGCCGACTTCCAGTGCGGCTACTGCGGCAAGTTCGCCCGGGACACCGAGCCCGAACTGATCAGGAGGTACGTCGACGACGGCACCCTGCGGATCGAGTGGCGCAACTTCCCGATCTTCGGCGAGGCGTCCGAGGCGGCGGCCCGCGCGGCCTGGGCCGCCGGGCGGCAGGACCGCTTCTGGGCCTTCCACCGGGCCGCCTACGCCGAGGACGCCAAGGAGAAGGGCTTCGGCAAGGCCCGGCTCAGGGTTCTCGCGGGGCAGGCGGGCGTCAAGGACCTCGACCGGTTCGCACGCGACGCCGACAGCCCGCAGGCCGCGGAGGCGGTCCGCGTGGACCGGGAGCAGGCCTACGGGATCGGCGCCACCTCCACACCGTCCTTCCTCGTCAACGGCCGTCCTCTCGCGGGCGCACAGCCGACGGCCGTCTTCACCCAGGCCGTCGAGGAAGCGGCGGCGGAGGCCGCGAACGTCGGGAACGCGGGCAACGGCGCCGGGGATCCCGCGAAGTGA
- the hrpA gene encoding ATP-dependent RNA helicase HrpA, with the protein MSTSFADLQSQLGQLSLRDANRLGRRLEGARRIRKPEARQSVLDEIAAEAGKAAGRLATRAARLPALSYPDELPVSQKKDEILEAIRDHQVVIVAGETGSGKTTQIPKICMELGRGVRGMIGHTQPRRIAARTVAERVADELKTPLGETVGWKVRFTDQVNPESTYLKLMTDGILLAEIQTDRELLAYDTIIIDEAHERSLNIDFLLGYLARLLPKRPDLKVVITSATIDPERFARHFGEAPIVEVSGRTYPVEVRYRPLLEEEGDDSDRDQITAICDAVDELGHEAPGDVLVFLSGEREIRDTADALNKRNLRHTEVLPLYARLSHAEQHRVFQRHTGRRIVLATNVAETSLTVPGIKYVIDPGNARISRYSHRTKVQRLPIERISQASANQRKGRCGRTSDGICIRLYSEDDFVTRPEFTDPEILRTNLASVILQMTAAGLGDIEKFPFIDPPDHRNIRDGVQLLQELGALEQGETSPQEGKRGQRLTPLGRKLSQLPVDPRLARMVIEADKNGCAREVMVIAAALSIQDPRERPAEKQTQADQNHARFKDETSDFLAYLNLWRYVREQQKERGSSSFRRMCKQEYLNFLRIREWQDIYAQLRTVAKQMGISVEEPKADEGVPEQAVHTSLLAGLLSHIGLKDTEKNEYVGARNAKFAIFPGSALFKKQPRFVMSAELVETSRLWARVNAKVEPEWIEPLAQHLLKRTYSEPHWEKDQAAVMAYERVTLYGVPIVAQRKINFGRIDQEASRDLFIRNALVEGDWRTHHQFFHDNRKLLGEVEELEHRARRRDILVDDETLFDFYDRRIPEHIVSGAHFDSWWKHKRRDEPDALDFERSMLINEKAGAVTKDDYPDSWRQGKLKFRVTYQFEPGADADGVTVHVPLQVLNQVTSEGFDWQIPGLREEVVTELIRSLPKPIRRHYVPAPNYADKFLDRAVPLQEPLPLTLARELQRMVGVPVTADDFDLSRIPDHLKITFRITDERRRKVAEDKDLEALKIRLRPKARQALSEAAAATAGPSGESIERAGLTDWTIGTLNRVFETRRAGQPVKAYPALVDQGATVAVRLFDTEAEQQQAMWRGTRRLILLNIPVNPAKFASDKLTNQQKLALSRNPHGSVQALFDDCATAAADRLIAAHGGPAWDEASFRKLYDKVRADIVDLTVRTVGQVQQILAAWQACERRLKATNSLVLINNVTDVRDHLARLVPAGFVTATGLRRLPDLMRYLVAEDRRLQQMPSNAQRDTTRMEKVHEMQDEYAWLLEQLPQGRPVPQEVLDIRWMIEELRVSYFAHALGTAQPVSDKRIVKAIDAAAP; encoded by the coding sequence ATGTCTACTTCCTTCGCCGATCTCCAGTCCCAGCTCGGACAGCTCTCGCTCCGCGACGCGAACCGGCTCGGCCGGCGCCTCGAAGGAGCGCGCCGCATCCGCAAGCCCGAGGCCCGACAGTCCGTGCTGGACGAGATCGCGGCCGAAGCGGGCAAAGCGGCCGGGCGCCTCGCCACGCGCGCGGCCCGGCTGCCCGCCCTGTCCTACCCCGACGAGCTCCCGGTCAGCCAGAAGAAGGACGAGATCCTGGAGGCGATACGCGACCACCAGGTCGTGATCGTCGCCGGTGAGACCGGGTCCGGCAAGACCACGCAGATCCCCAAGATCTGCATGGAGCTGGGCCGCGGTGTCCGGGGGATGATCGGGCACACCCAGCCCCGCCGGATCGCCGCCCGCACCGTCGCCGAGCGGGTCGCGGACGAGCTGAAGACCCCGCTCGGCGAGACCGTCGGCTGGAAGGTCCGCTTCACCGACCAGGTGAACCCGGAGTCGACGTATCTGAAGCTGATGACGGACGGCATCCTGCTCGCCGAGATCCAGACGGACCGCGAGCTGCTGGCCTACGACACGATCATCATCGACGAGGCCCACGAGCGGTCCCTGAACATCGACTTCCTGCTCGGCTACCTGGCCCGGCTGCTGCCGAAGCGCCCGGACCTGAAGGTCGTCATCACCTCGGCGACCATCGACCCCGAACGCTTCGCACGCCACTTCGGCGAGGCACCGATCGTCGAGGTCAGCGGCCGTACCTATCCGGTGGAGGTGCGCTACCGGCCCCTTCTCGAGGAGGAGGGCGACGACTCCGACCGCGACCAGATCACCGCGATCTGCGACGCCGTGGACGAGCTGGGCCACGAGGCCCCCGGCGACGTCCTGGTCTTCCTCTCCGGCGAACGCGAGATCCGGGACACCGCGGACGCCCTGAACAAACGCAACCTCAGACACACCGAGGTACTCCCCCTCTACGCGCGCCTGTCGCACGCCGAGCAGCACCGCGTGTTCCAGCGCCACACGGGACGCAGGATCGTTCTGGCGACGAACGTCGCCGAGACCTCGCTGACCGTCCCCGGCATCAAGTACGTGATCGACCCGGGCAACGCCCGCATCTCCCGCTACAGCCACCGCACCAAGGTCCAGCGGCTGCCGATCGAACGGATCTCCCAGGCCAGCGCCAACCAGCGCAAGGGCCGGTGCGGCCGTACGTCGGACGGCATCTGCATCCGGCTGTACTCCGAGGACGACTTCGTCACCCGGCCGGAGTTCACCGACCCGGAGATCCTGCGGACCAACCTGGCCTCCGTCATCCTCCAGATGACCGCGGCCGGCCTCGGCGACATCGAGAAGTTCCCCTTCATCGACCCGCCGGACCACCGCAACATCCGCGACGGTGTGCAGCTGCTCCAGGAGCTGGGGGCCCTCGAACAGGGGGAGACGTCCCCCCAGGAGGGGAAGCGGGGGCAGCGGCTCACCCCGCTCGGCCGCAAGCTCTCCCAGCTGCCCGTCGACCCGCGCCTGGCCCGCATGGTCATCGAGGCCGACAAGAACGGCTGCGCCCGCGAGGTCATGGTCATCGCCGCCGCGCTGTCCATCCAGGACCCGCGCGAGCGGCCCGCGGAGAAGCAGACCCAGGCCGACCAGAACCACGCCCGGTTCAAGGACGAGACGTCCGACTTCCTGGCGTACCTGAACCTCTGGCGCTACGTCCGCGAGCAGCAGAAGGAGCGCGGCTCCTCCTCGTTCCGGAGGATGTGCAAGCAGGAGTACCTGAACTTCCTGCGCATCCGGGAGTGGCAGGACATCTACGCGCAGCTGCGCACGGTGGCCAAGCAGATGGGCATCAGCGTCGAGGAGCCCAAGGCCGACGAGGGCGTCCCGGAGCAGGCGGTGCACACCTCGCTGCTGGCCGGCCTCCTGTCGCACATCGGGCTGAAGGACACCGAGAAGAACGAGTACGTGGGCGCCCGCAACGCCAAGTTCGCGATCTTCCCGGGTTCGGCGCTGTTCAAGAAGCAGCCCCGCTTCGTGATGTCGGCCGAGCTGGTCGAGACGTCCCGGCTGTGGGCGCGCGTCAACGCGAAGGTCGAGCCGGAGTGGATCGAGCCCCTCGCCCAGCACCTGCTGAAGCGCACCTACAGCGAGCCGCACTGGGAGAAGGACCAGGCGGCGGTCATGGCGTACGAGCGGGTCACGCTCTACGGCGTGCCGATCGTCGCCCAGCGCAAGATCAATTTCGGCCGTATCGACCAGGAGGCGTCCCGCGACCTGTTCATCCGGAACGCCCTGGTCGAGGGTGACTGGCGCACCCACCACCAGTTCTTCCATGACAATCGCAAACTGCTCGGCGAGGTCGAGGAGTTGGAGCACCGGGCCCGGCGCCGCGACATCCTCGTGGACGACGAGACGCTCTTCGACTTCTACGACCGGCGGATTCCCGAGCACATCGTCTCGGGTGCCCACTTCGACTCCTGGTGGAAGCACAAGCGCCGCGACGAGCCCGACGCGCTCGACTTCGAGCGCTCGATGCTCATCAACGAGAAGGCCGGCGCCGTCACCAAGGACGACTACCCGGACTCCTGGCGGCAGGGGAAGCTCAAGTTCCGGGTGACCTACCAGTTCGAGCCCGGCGCGGACGCCGACGGTGTGACCGTCCACGTCCCGCTCCAGGTCCTCAACCAGGTCACCTCCGAGGGCTTCGACTGGCAGATCCCCGGCCTGCGCGAGGAGGTCGTCACCGAGCTGATCCGCTCACTGCCCAAGCCCATCCGCCGGCACTACGTCCCCGCGCCGAACTACGCGGACAAGTTCCTCGACCGGGCCGTCCCGCTGCAGGAACCGCTGCCGCTCACGCTCGCCCGTGAGCTCCAGCGCATGGTCGGCGTGCCGGTCACGGCCGACGACTTCGACCTGTCCCGGATTCCGGACCACCTCAAGATCACCTTCCGGATCACCGACGAACGGCGCCGCAAGGTCGCCGAGGACAAGGACCTGGAGGCGCTGAAGATCCGTCTGCGCCCCAAGGCGCGACAGGCACTCTCCGAGGCCGCCGCGGCCACGGCGGGGCCCTCGGGCGAGTCCATCGAACGGGCGGGCCTCACCGACTGGACCATCGGCACCCTGAACCGCGTGTTCGAGACCCGCCGCGCCGGGCAGCCGGTGAAGGCGTACCCGGCGCTCGTCGACCAGGGCGCGACCGTGGCCGTACGGCTCTTCGACACGGAGGCCGAACAGCAGCAGGCGATGTGGCGCGGCACCCGCAGGCTGATCCTGCTGAACATCCCGGTGAATCCTGCCAAGTTCGCCTCGGACAAGCTCACCAACCAGCAGAAGCTGGCGCTGTCCCGCAATCCCCACGGCTCCGTCCAGGCGTTGTTCGACGACTGCGCGACGGCGGCGGCCGACCGGCTGATCGCCGCGCACGGCGGACCGGCCTGGGACGAGGCGTCGTTCCGGAAGCTGTACGACAAGGTGCGCGCCGACATCGTGGACCTCACCGTCCGCACGGTCGGCCAGGTGCAGCAGATCCTGGCGGCCTGGCAGGCCTGCGAGCGCAGGCTCAAGGCGACGAACAGCCTGGTCCTGATCAACAACGTCACCGACGTGCGGGACCACCTGGCCCGTCTCGTGCCGGCCGGGTTCGTCACCGCCACGGGGCTGCGCAGACTGCCCGACCTGATGCGCTATCTGGTCGCCGAGGACCGCCGGCTGCAGCAGATGCCGTCGAACGCCCAGCGCGACACGACGCGCATGGAGAAGGTCCACGAGATGCAGGACGAGTACGCCTGGCTCCTCGAACAGCTACCGCAGGGACGGCCCGTGCCCCAGGAGGTCCTGGACATCCGCTGGATGATCGAGGAGCTGCGGGTGAGCTACTTCGCGCACGCCCTCGGCACCGCGCAGCCCGTCTCGGACAAGAGGATCGTGAAGGCGATCGACGCGGCGGCGCCGTGA
- a CDS encoding DUF6274 family protein, with the protein MSASTGRHETRALLRAHLAAASGYRHLTRHCPICHRLLRLAMEPLTAPQEPCRPAESGTATRPPAGPESATDGRGGDTRGEAGPHHPPTEGDTPSEDPPPGRRETPPGDRRAAGA; encoded by the coding sequence ATGTCCGCGTCCACGGGAAGGCACGAGACCCGCGCGCTGCTGCGCGCCCATCTGGCGGCGGCGTCCGGCTACCGCCACCTCACCCGGCACTGCCCGATCTGCCATCGGCTGCTGCGACTCGCCATGGAGCCCCTGACGGCCCCACAGGAGCCTTGCAGGCCCGCCGAATCGGGCACCGCGACGCGACCCCCGGCAGGCCCGGAGAGCGCCACCGACGGCCGCGGGGGCGACACACGGGGCGAGGCCGGCCCGCACCACCCCCCGACAGAAGGCGACACCCCCTCCGAAGACCCTCCTCCGGGCCGCCGCGAGACCCCTCCCGGTGACCGACGTGCAGCCGGGGCGTGA
- the bldC gene encoding developmental transcriptional regulator BldC has protein sequence MTARTPDAEPLLTPAEVATMFRVDPKTVTRWAKAGKLTSIRTLGGHRRYREAEVRALLAGIPQQRSEA, from the coding sequence ATGACCGCTCGCACCCCTGATGCCGAGCCGCTGCTGACCCCGGCTGAGGTCGCCACGATGTTCCGCGTGGACCCGAAGACGGTCACCCGTTGGGCAAAGGCTGGCAAACTCACGTCCATCCGCACGCTCGGTGGACATCGCCGGTACCGCGAGGCAGAGGTCCGCGCACTGCTTGCGGGTATCCCGCAGCAGCGCAGCGAGGCCTGA
- a CDS encoding Leu/Phe/Val dehydrogenase, whose protein sequence is MTDVTGVPVDVLRTLFHSDQGGHEQVVICQDRATGLKAVIALHSTALGPALGGTRFYPYASEGEAVADALNLSRGMSYKNAMAGLDHGGGKAVIIGDPEQIKSEELLLAYGRFVASLGGRYVTACDVGTYVADMDVVARECRWTTGRSPENGGAGDSSVLTAFGVFQGMRASAQHLWGDPTLRGRKVGVAGVGKVGRHLVEHLLSDGAEVVVTDVREESVRRITDLHPEVTVAADTDALIRTEGLDIYAPCALGGALNDASVPVLTAKIVCGAANNQLAHPGIEKDLADRSVLYAPDYVVNAGGVIQVADELHGFDFDRCRAKAAKIFDTTLAIFARAKADGIPPAAAADRIAEQRMAEARRR, encoded by the coding sequence GTGACCGATGTGACCGGCGTACCTGTCGACGTGCTGCGCACCCTGTTCCACTCGGATCAGGGCGGCCACGAGCAAGTCGTCATCTGCCAGGACCGTGCCACCGGCCTCAAGGCCGTCATCGCCCTCCACTCCACCGCCCTGGGCCCCGCCCTCGGCGGCACCCGCTTCTACCCGTACGCCTCCGAGGGGGAGGCCGTCGCGGACGCGCTGAACCTGTCGCGCGGCATGTCGTACAAGAACGCCATGGCCGGCCTCGACCACGGCGGCGGCAAGGCCGTGATCATCGGTGACCCGGAGCAGATCAAGTCCGAGGAACTGCTCCTGGCCTACGGCCGGTTCGTGGCCTCCCTCGGCGGCCGCTACGTGACCGCGTGCGACGTCGGCACGTACGTCGCCGACATGGACGTCGTCGCCCGGGAGTGCCGCTGGACCACCGGCCGCTCGCCCGAGAACGGCGGCGCGGGCGATTCCTCCGTCCTCACCGCGTTCGGCGTCTTCCAGGGCATGCGGGCCTCCGCCCAGCATCTCTGGGGCGACCCCACGCTGCGCGGTCGCAAGGTCGGTGTCGCCGGCGTCGGCAAGGTGGGCCGTCACCTGGTCGAGCACCTGCTGAGCGACGGCGCCGAGGTCGTCGTGACCGACGTGCGCGAGGAGTCCGTACGCCGGATCACCGACCTGCACCCCGAGGTCACGGTGGCCGCGGACACGGACGCGCTGATCCGCACCGAGGGCCTCGACATCTACGCGCCGTGCGCACTCGGCGGCGCGCTGAACGACGCGAGCGTCCCCGTCCTCACCGCGAAGATCGTCTGCGGAGCGGCCAACAACCAGCTGGCGCACCCGGGCATCGAGAAGGACCTGGCCGACCGTTCGGTTCTGTACGCACCGGACTACGTCGTGAACGCCGGTGGCGTCATCCAGGTCGCCGATGAACTCCACGGTTTCGACTTCGACCGGTGCAGGGCGAAGGCCGCGAAGATCTTCGATACGACGCTGGCCATATTCGCACGTGCGAAGGCTGACGGTATCCCGCCGGCCGCTGCGGCCGACCGCATCGCCGAGCAGCGGATGGCCGAGGCCCGTCGCCGCTGA
- a CDS encoding DUF3073 domain-containing protein has translation MGRGRAKAKQTKVARQLKYSSGGTDLSRLANELGASPSSQPPNAEPFEDDDEEDDPYAQYADLYNDDEDADEDEQSGPSSQRRGA, from the coding sequence ATGGGGCGCGGCCGGGCAAAGGCCAAGCAGACCAAGGTCGCCCGCCAGCTGAAGTACAGCAGCGGCGGGACGGACCTGTCGCGTCTGGCCAATGAGCTGGGCGCATCGCCTTCGAGTCAGCCACCGAACGCAGAGCCGTTCGAGGACGACGACGAGGAAGATGACCCGTACGCACAGTACGCGGATCTGTACAACGACGACGAGGACGCGGACGAGGACGAACAGTCCGGTCCGTCGTCACAGCGCCGCGGCGCTTGA
- the purM gene encoding phosphoribosylformylglycinamidine cyclo-ligase: MSETTGASYAAAGVDIEAGDRAVELMKEWVKKTKRPEVEGLGGLGGFAGLFDASALKRYERPLLASATDGVGTKVDLARQMGVYDTIGHDLVGMVVDDLVVCGAEPLFMTDYICVGKVHPERVAAIVKGIAEGCVLAGCALVGGETAEHPGLLGPDDFDVAGAGTGVVEADRLLGPDRIREGDAVIAMASSGLHSNGYSLVRHVVFDRAGWSLDRQVEEFGRTLGEELLEPTRIYSLDCLALTRTTEVHGFSHVTGGGLANNLARVIPDALHATVDRGTWTPGAVFDLVGKAGKVEQLELEKTLNMGVGMIAIVPADSVDAALTTLADRGVDSWVAGEITERGDRATGAELTGSYAR, from the coding sequence ATGTCTGAGACAACAGGTGCTTCCTACGCCGCGGCGGGCGTCGACATCGAAGCCGGTGACCGCGCCGTCGAGCTGATGAAGGAGTGGGTGAAGAAGACGAAGCGCCCCGAGGTCGAGGGTCTCGGCGGCCTCGGCGGGTTCGCCGGTCTCTTCGACGCCTCGGCGCTCAAGCGCTACGAGCGCCCGCTGCTGGCCTCGGCGACCGACGGCGTCGGCACCAAGGTGGACCTGGCCCGTCAGATGGGCGTGTACGACACCATCGGCCACGACCTCGTCGGCATGGTCGTCGACGACCTGGTCGTGTGCGGGGCCGAGCCGCTCTTCATGACCGACTACATCTGTGTCGGCAAGGTGCATCCCGAGCGTGTCGCGGCGATCGTCAAGGGCATCGCCGAGGGCTGCGTCCTTGCGGGCTGCGCCCTGGTGGGCGGCGAGACGGCCGAGCACCCCGGGCTTCTCGGTCCCGACGACTTCGACGTGGCCGGGGCGGGCACGGGCGTGGTCGAGGCGGATCGCCTGCTCGGTCCGGACCGTATCCGTGAGGGTGACGCCGTGATCGCGATGGCGTCCTCCGGTCTTCACTCCAACGGGTACTCGCTCGTGCGCCACGTGGTCTTCGACCGCGCCGGATGGTCCCTGGACCGCCAGGTCGAGGAGTTCGGCAGGACGCTCGGTGAGGAGCTCCTGGAGCCCACCAGGATCTACTCCCTGGACTGCCTGGCACTGACCCGTACGACCGAGGTGCACGGCTTCAGCCACGTCACCGGCGGCGGGCTGGCCAACAACCTGGCCCGGGTGATCCCGGACGCGCTCCACGCCACCGTCGACCGTGGCACGTGGACTCCGGGTGCCGTGTTCGATCTCGTCGGCAAGGCCGGGAAGGTCGAGCAGCTGGAGCTCGAGAAGACGCTCAACATGGGCGTCGGCATGATCGCGATCGTGCCGGCCGACTCGGTGGACGCGGCGCTGACGACGCTGGCCGACCGGGGTGTGGACTCCTGGGTCGCCGGTGAGATCACCGAGCGCGGCGACCGTGCCACGGGCGCCGAGCTGACCGGAAGCTACGCACGGTAG